The following are encoded in a window of Thalassotalea insulae genomic DNA:
- the pdsR gene encoding proteobacterial dedicated sortase system response regulator produces the protein MKRIAIVEDEAAIRENYADVLRAQGYQVQTFANRESATLAFQLKLPHLVILDIGLAQEYDGGFVLCQWLRSQSSTLPIIFLTARDNDVDTVSGLRIGADDYLTKDISLPHLTARIAALFRREDAWQQPTQEDQLLTIGSLTIDSQKMLIRWNQLPVDITITEFWMIYTLAKQPGHVKNRQQLMQDANIYVDDSTITSHIKRIRKKFIQIDAAFDCIETVYGMGYRWLQESPSDTAAS, from the coding sequence TTGAAACGTATTGCTATCGTAGAAGATGAAGCAGCGATCAGAGAAAATTATGCTGACGTGTTGCGTGCTCAAGGATATCAAGTGCAAACCTTTGCTAATCGCGAGAGTGCCACCTTGGCATTTCAGCTAAAATTACCCCACCTGGTCATATTGGATATAGGTTTAGCACAGGAATATGACGGAGGCTTTGTCTTATGTCAGTGGCTAAGAAGTCAAAGTTCGACCTTGCCAATTATCTTCTTAACTGCACGTGATAACGATGTGGATACCGTTTCCGGATTACGTATCGGCGCCGATGATTATTTAACCAAAGATATTAGCCTGCCTCACCTAACAGCGCGCATTGCGGCGTTATTTCGCCGCGAAGATGCCTGGCAACAACCAACACAAGAAGATCAATTGTTAACTATCGGTTCATTAACCATCGACAGTCAAAAAATGTTGATCCGCTGGAATCAACTGCCGGTTGATATCACCATTACCGAATTTTGGATGATCTATACCTTAGCCAAACAACCCGGCCACGTAAAAAACCGTCAGCAACTGATGCAAGACGCCAATATTTATGTCGATGACAGTACGATTACTTCACATATCAAACGCATACGAAAAAAGTTTATTCAAATCGATGCTGCTTTTGATTGTATCGAAACCGTTTATGGCATGGGCTATCGCTGGTTGCAAGAATCCCCATCAGACACAGCAGCATCATAA
- the pdsS gene encoding proteobacterial dedicated sortase system histidine kinase → MMKLRFGLRSKLLLLSTFLITIPWFGYQYVWEMEKYLRFGQEQTILGTARALATALHERPNLFNNQASFLPSVEKGKDLYGYQLSQPINLDGDYLDWPDFINKAHYYGLDNVLPGSEVSSASQLSLNYTASVGKFDKYLYFFIKVIDDQVIMRDSNALSINKNDHLELAFTTPQGTFQRFIISNKNSGWIDAFQINHPTQVTPVAAPFIQGKWRNNNQGYHVEFRIPLTKISDNLAFAVHDVDQHFGNVITTIASANPSSANTLGTILVPSPEIERIVKGMSYTNSSIWVVDQHRRVLARAGDIKKANGLWQKNLNLQQPDNSWYSQLKFWLKPLFNQLLTQPPKDFIDQLYDAQNLTGKHIESALTGTPMSQWRLTSDNKAVILTAAYPIYFGNNVHGAVIVEETNNGIRTVRNQALEKLFTSILAIMLFGILAFFFFASRISNRIRTLRNQAELAIDEHGRINNLMPASQANDEIGDLSRSFSTAVSRLSQYNHYLENMSSRLSHELRTPIAVVRTSLENLTMQQDSNRHNEYIERAQTGLHRLNLILTNMSEATRLEQMLKTTDKSQFNFFDVLNGCVKGYQQIYPEVKFQLSYTLPNIQLFGSPEHLAQLLDKVIINAVEFSQDQQITLSSEVKHGWFRLYISNNGSLLPEEMTERLFDSMVSIRDNQVAKPDDQKPHLGLGLYIARLICEFHGGSISANNHHNPQGVTVTIALPLAK, encoded by the coding sequence ATAATGAAACTAAGATTTGGTCTACGCAGTAAGTTATTATTGCTATCCACATTTTTGATAACCATCCCCTGGTTTGGTTATCAATATGTCTGGGAAATGGAAAAATATCTGCGCTTTGGTCAGGAGCAAACCATTTTAGGTACCGCGCGAGCGCTGGCGACTGCCTTACATGAACGACCAAACCTGTTTAACAATCAAGCGAGCTTTTTACCCAGCGTTGAAAAAGGTAAAGATCTGTACGGTTATCAGTTATCACAACCAATCAACCTTGACGGTGATTATTTAGATTGGCCAGATTTTATTAATAAAGCCCATTATTATGGGCTAGACAATGTGTTACCTGGTAGTGAAGTCAGCAGCGCGAGTCAATTATCGCTTAACTACACGGCCAGCGTCGGTAAATTTGATAAGTATTTATACTTTTTTATCAAGGTGATTGATGATCAAGTGATCATGCGCGATAGCAATGCACTGAGTATTAATAAAAACGATCATCTGGAACTAGCATTCACCACACCACAAGGTACATTTCAACGCTTTATTATTAGTAATAAAAATTCAGGTTGGATAGATGCGTTTCAAATCAACCACCCAACACAAGTGACCCCGGTAGCTGCGCCTTTTATTCAAGGAAAATGGCGTAATAATAACCAGGGTTATCACGTTGAATTTCGTATTCCGCTTACCAAAATAAGCGATAATCTAGCGTTTGCCGTCCACGATGTTGATCAGCATTTTGGCAACGTCATCACCACGATTGCCAGCGCCAATCCGTCATCTGCCAATACCTTAGGCACTATTTTAGTACCTTCACCAGAGATTGAACGTATCGTTAAAGGCATGAGCTATACTAACTCCAGCATCTGGGTGGTCGATCAACACAGGCGCGTACTGGCAAGAGCCGGTGATATTAAAAAAGCCAACGGTTTATGGCAAAAGAATTTAAACCTGCAACAACCAGATAACAGCTGGTACAGCCAACTAAAATTTTGGCTGAAACCGTTATTTAACCAGCTATTAACTCAGCCACCGAAAGATTTTATCGATCAACTCTATGACGCACAAAACCTCACAGGTAAACACATTGAATCGGCATTAACCGGTACGCCGATGTCGCAATGGCGCCTAACTTCCGATAATAAAGCCGTCATTTTAACTGCGGCTTACCCTATTTATTTCGGCAATAATGTTCATGGGGCTGTGATAGTTGAAGAAACCAACAATGGTATTCGAACGGTCCGTAATCAAGCGTTAGAAAAACTCTTTACCAGTATTTTAGCAATTATGCTATTTGGTATCTTAGCGTTTTTCTTTTTCGCTTCACGAATTTCTAATCGCATCAGAACCTTAAGAAACCAAGCTGAACTTGCTATTGATGAACATGGCCGCATAAATAACCTGATGCCAGCATCGCAAGCCAACGATGAAATTGGTGACTTGTCCCGCAGTTTTTCCACCGCTGTCAGTCGATTAAGCCAGTATAACCATTATCTGGAAAATATGTCTTCTCGGCTGTCTCATGAGTTACGCACGCCAATTGCGGTAGTGAGAACCTCATTGGAAAACCTAACGATGCAGCAAGACAGTAACCGCCACAATGAATATATCGAGCGTGCTCAAACGGGCTTGCATCGCTTAAATTTGATCTTAACCAATATGAGTGAAGCAACTCGGTTAGAGCAAATGTTAAAAACGACGGATAAAAGTCAGTTTAATTTTTTTGATGTGCTCAATGGTTGTGTCAAAGGTTACCAACAAATTTACCCCGAGGTAAAGTTTCAATTGTCCTACACTTTGCCAAATATTCAGCTATTCGGTTCTCCGGAGCATCTCGCACAATTACTCGATAAAGTGATCATTAACGCGGTAGAGTTTAGTCAGGATCAGCAAATTACCCTCAGTAGTGAAGTAAAACATGGCTGGTTTAGGCTTTATATCAGTAATAACGGCAGTTTATTACCTGAGGAAATGACCGAACGATTGTTCGACTCCATGGTATCAATTCGTGATAATCAAGTCGCAAAACCAGACGATCAAAAGCCCCATTTAGGATTAGGTCTCTATATCGCTCGTCTCATTTGCGAGTTTCATGGCGGCTCTATCTCAGCCAATAATCACCATAACCCACAAGGCGTAACGGTCACCATCGCTCTGCCGTTAGCTAAATAA
- a CDS encoding class I SAM-dependent methyltransferase, whose translation MKPALAFRQPHSPSSWQKLPNGPLILDEINSLLAPWWQKFFGYHLLKIGALSGFIDSSQCAIKHQVTVSEKQKVCDLSANTIFADIDDLPVLEHSVDVCVLSHVLEFSLDPHHVIREANRVLIPNGYLVLTGYNPLSLAGLNSFVPYRRQQRPWNERFFSAMRVKDWLNLMGYEILMDQRCLHSSLAHQMSQGVIARNWRKFAQQYLPSLGSIYVIVAKKRVLPLTPIKPQWKLRAKLQPVNVTPMNSSRISNK comes from the coding sequence ATGAAACCTGCATTAGCATTTAGACAGCCTCACTCGCCATCAAGTTGGCAAAAGTTACCTAACGGTCCATTGATTCTAGACGAAATCAACAGTTTACTGGCGCCTTGGTGGCAAAAATTTTTCGGTTACCACTTACTGAAAATAGGGGCATTAAGCGGTTTTATTGACAGTAGCCAATGTGCGATTAAACATCAGGTAACTGTTTCTGAAAAACAAAAAGTTTGTGATTTATCTGCGAATACCATTTTTGCCGACATCGATGATTTACCTGTACTGGAACATAGCGTTGATGTTTGTGTGTTAAGTCATGTGTTGGAGTTTTCTTTGGATCCTCATCATGTTATTCGCGAGGCCAATCGAGTGTTGATCCCTAACGGCTATCTGGTATTAACCGGATATAACCCATTAAGCTTAGCTGGGTTGAACAGTTTCGTCCCTTATCGTCGCCAACAACGACCGTGGAATGAGCGCTTTTTCTCTGCCATGCGAGTGAAAGATTGGTTGAATCTAATGGGGTACGAAATATTAATGGATCAACGTTGTCTTCACTCTTCATTAGCTCACCAAATGAGCCAGGGAGTGATAGCCCGCAACTGGCGTAAATTTGCCCAGCAATATTTACCAAGTTTAGGGTCTATTTATGTTATTGTTGCCAAAAAGCGGGTGTTGCCGTTAACGCCAATTAAACCGCAATGGAAATTACGGGCGAAATTGCAGCCGGTCAATGTCACCCCCATGAATTCTTCACGAATAAGTAATAAGTAG
- the queC gene encoding 7-cyano-7-deazaguanine synthase QueC, which translates to MSNKVVVIYSGGMDSFTVLNRALKDGKQIYALSFDYGQRHVKELDCARTVCNHLGIEHKVIDISAINQLLAGSSLTDDIDIPEGHYEADNMKSTVVPNRNMILLSLAVGYAVSVGASQVYYGAHSGDHAIYPDCRPEFVLKMNEVCQIANYEPVEIFSPYLNVSKTDILTDGLKMGLDYSDTWTCYNGREKACGKCGACQERLEAFSDNNAVDPLAYEAQ; encoded by the coding sequence ATGAGTAATAAAGTCGTTGTAATTTATTCTGGTGGCATGGATTCATTTACTGTCCTTAATCGTGCGTTAAAGGACGGAAAACAAATTTATGCGCTGTCTTTTGATTACGGCCAACGACACGTTAAAGAACTCGACTGTGCTCGCACAGTTTGCAACCACTTAGGTATTGAGCACAAAGTTATTGATATTTCTGCAATCAATCAATTATTAGCCGGGTCATCATTAACCGATGATATTGACATCCCTGAAGGGCATTATGAAGCTGATAATATGAAATCTACGGTCGTGCCAAACCGTAATATGATCCTATTGTCACTGGCGGTGGGTTATGCAGTATCTGTGGGGGCCAGTCAGGTATATTACGGCGCACACTCCGGCGATCATGCAATTTACCCGGACTGCCGACCTGAATTTGTGTTAAAAATGAATGAAGTATGTCAGATAGCGAATTATGAACCCGTGGAAATTTTTAGCCCTTATCTGAATGTATCTAAAACGGATATTTTAACTGATGGCTTAAAAATGGGCTTAGATTATAGCGATACTTGGACCTGTTATAACGGCCGAGAAAAAGCTTGCGGTAAATGTGGTGCCTGTCAGGAACGCTTAGAAGCATTTAGCGATAATAATGCCGTTGACCCACTGGCTTATGAAGCACAATAA
- the gloB gene encoding hydroxyacylglutathione hydrolase codes for MSQSQTLNHVNISPIKAFSDNYIWAITKSESHHLALIDPGDAKVCIDHIEQQQLVLSHILITHHHPDHTGGISELVRYCHNKQWPIEVLAPKSNVIPDVTRQLKEKDKIELTDFDVTLTVIELPGHTLDHIGYYNNELLFCGDTLFSGGCGRLFEGSPEQMHTSLNKLKQLPEQTAVYCTHEYTLANLEFALAVEPKNPKLVHYYHQVAELRRQDKVSLPSSIALEKQINPFLRADQTSIKESAQQYLAHALHDEVAVFATIRKWKDSF; via the coding sequence ATGTCACAAAGTCAAACGTTAAATCACGTTAACATCTCTCCAATAAAAGCTTTTTCCGATAACTATATCTGGGCGATAACAAAGAGTGAAAGTCATCATTTAGCCTTAATTGACCCAGGTGATGCGAAAGTATGTATTGATCATATTGAACAACAGCAACTGGTATTATCTCATATTCTCATTACTCATCATCATCCCGATCATACCGGAGGTATCTCAGAACTAGTAAGATATTGCCATAACAAACAGTGGCCGATAGAGGTATTAGCACCAAAGAGCAATGTAATTCCCGATGTAACTCGTCAACTTAAAGAAAAGGATAAAATTGAATTAACAGATTTTGATGTAACCCTGACAGTAATAGAGTTACCTGGTCATACTCTGGATCATATTGGCTATTACAATAACGAGTTATTATTTTGCGGAGATACCTTATTTTCAGGTGGTTGTGGCCGATTATTTGAAGGAAGTCCAGAACAAATGCACACTTCATTAAATAAACTCAAACAGTTACCCGAGCAAACGGCTGTTTATTGTACCCATGAATATACACTAGCCAATTTAGAATTCGCGCTGGCGGTTGAACCCAAAAACCCTAAGTTAGTTCATTATTATCATCAAGTAGCAGAACTTCGTCGTCAGGATAAAGTTTCATTACCTTCATCTATCGCATTGGAAAAGCAAATTAATCCGTTTTTACGAGCAGATCAAACTAGCATCAAAGAAAGTGCCCAGCAATACCTAGCTCATGCATTGCATGATGAAGTAGCTGTTTTTGCCACCATTAGAAAATGGAAAGACAGCTTTTAA
- the pdsO gene encoding sortase-associated OmpA-like protein PdsO, with translation MAILTRPTLFKSNALTCALLLTLVTTPVMADEASAKVTPVLDRQTLAEQQKRNENIGFGTGMVVGAIAAGPIGAIVSSVIGVLTANHINVVDEKEQLAVQLDNQQNEYQAALSRYQRQLQLAEQSYQDELLSLQQKQQLASQLQAENLLMSLQFSTGSSEIKQHYLPQISSLAKLLQQSPNVNVDLSGYTDLQGSDELNHALSIARVNSVKKALIEQGIEPERISLYAFGEQAPVVANNERQVSFYDRRVVIKLQPNGMDQPNQHTVSNN, from the coding sequence ATGGCTATATTAACTCGCCCAACCTTATTTAAAAGTAATGCATTGACCTGCGCTTTGCTTCTCACTTTGGTGACAACACCGGTAATGGCTGATGAAGCTTCGGCTAAGGTGACACCAGTATTAGACAGGCAGACTTTAGCTGAGCAGCAAAAAAGAAATGAAAATATTGGTTTTGGCACCGGTATGGTGGTTGGTGCTATTGCTGCTGGTCCAATTGGCGCCATTGTTTCAAGCGTTATCGGGGTATTAACCGCCAATCATATCAATGTGGTAGATGAAAAGGAGCAATTAGCCGTGCAGTTAGATAATCAGCAGAACGAATATCAGGCAGCGTTATCACGTTATCAACGTCAGTTACAGCTAGCGGAGCAATCCTATCAAGATGAGTTGCTTTCTTTACAGCAAAAGCAACAGCTTGCCAGTCAACTACAGGCAGAAAATTTATTAATGAGCCTGCAGTTTTCCACTGGCTCGAGCGAAATTAAACAACATTATTTACCACAAATATCCTCGTTGGCTAAATTGCTACAGCAGTCGCCGAATGTGAATGTTGATTTATCTGGTTATACCGATCTGCAAGGAAGTGATGAGCTTAACCATGCGCTATCGATTGCCCGGGTTAATTCAGTGAAAAAGGCGTTAATTGAACAGGGCATTGAACCAGAACGTATTAGTCTCTATGCCTTTGGTGAACAAGCGCCTGTGGTCGCCAATAATGAGCGTCAAGTCAGTTTCTATGACCGACGTGTAGTGATCAAGTTACAACCGAATGGCATGGATCAACCCAACCAACATACAGTGAGTAATAATTAA
- the queE gene encoding 7-carboxy-7-deazaguanine synthase QueE, translating into MNTTSYKINELFETIQGEGSFTGQPSIFIRLQGCPVGCSWCDTKHTWEIDLDQQIPAAQMLAKSQETEAWSALSPIEILKVFNEQGFQAKHIVITGGEPCMVDLVPLCSALEQAGYSCQIETSGTFEVLTTANCWVTVSPKVKMKGGYPILTSAMQRANEIKHPVATEQHVDDLLALIAEHQINDTPIYLQPISQKKRATELAIHTCIKHNWRLSVQVHKYIGIE; encoded by the coding sequence GTGAACACCACAAGTTATAAAATTAATGAATTATTTGAAACGATTCAGGGAGAAGGTTCATTTACTGGACAACCTTCAATATTTATTCGTTTGCAGGGCTGCCCGGTAGGCTGTTCATGGTGTGATACAAAACATACCTGGGAAATTGATTTAGATCAGCAAATACCAGCAGCACAAATGCTAGCTAAGTCTCAGGAAACTGAAGCCTGGTCAGCGCTGAGTCCGATAGAGATCCTTAAGGTTTTTAACGAACAGGGCTTTCAGGCTAAACATATCGTGATCACTGGCGGTGAGCCTTGCATGGTGGACTTAGTGCCTTTATGTTCAGCCTTAGAACAAGCCGGTTATAGTTGCCAGATAGAAACTTCAGGAACTTTTGAGGTGTTAACAACGGCTAATTGCTGGGTGACTGTGTCACCAAAAGTAAAGATGAAAGGTGGCTATCCGATTTTAACGTCGGCGATGCAACGGGCAAATGAGATTAAACATCCGGTTGCAACAGAGCAACATGTAGATGACTTGCTGGCGCTAATAGCAGAGCATCAAATTAACGATACCCCGATTTATTTACAGCCGATCAGCCAGAAAAAGCGCGCAACGGAATTGGCGATTCATACTTGTATTAAACATAATTGGCGCTTATCGGTTCAGGTCCATAAATATATCGGCATAGAATAG
- a CDS encoding ElyC/SanA/YdcF family protein codes for MDLFFLKKVLGFLLMPLSIISILLIIAIVFFHKKPKLSFNCLIAGSLILILSSIGWVSDRLILPLESQYQSYNNPTGSLNYIVVLGCGHTSDKKLPATAQLFTCSLERLVEAVRIYRLHPEAQIIASGAAFDNQESNAEKVKQAAILLGIPKHKILIESFPKDTEEEAELIAPRIKGSKAALITNADHMPRAINYFVQQGVEVIAAPANFYVKGFEQEKRWLYYLPNSQNLVQTTTAWYETLGLLVQWLKSF; via the coding sequence TTGGATTTATTTTTTCTGAAAAAGGTACTTGGTTTTCTATTAATGCCGCTTAGCATCATCTCTATTTTGTTGATAATCGCCATTGTTTTTTTCCATAAAAAGCCAAAATTAAGCTTTAACTGTCTGATTGCTGGTAGCTTGATCCTTATTTTATCTTCTATTGGCTGGGTATCAGATCGTTTAATATTACCGTTAGAAAGTCAGTACCAAAGTTATAACAACCCTACCGGTTCATTAAACTATATTGTGGTACTCGGCTGCGGTCATACATCAGATAAAAAATTACCGGCAACCGCACAACTGTTTACTTGTTCATTGGAGCGTTTAGTAGAAGCGGTGCGTATTTATCGTTTACACCCAGAGGCGCAAATCATTGCCTCTGGTGCCGCATTTGATAATCAGGAATCCAATGCTGAAAAAGTCAAACAAGCGGCAATATTATTGGGCATTCCTAAGCACAAGATACTGATCGAGAGTTTTCCAAAAGATACCGAAGAAGAAGCTGAACTTATTGCTCCTCGGATAAAAGGCAGCAAAGCGGCACTCATAACTAACGCCGATCATATGCCACGCGCGATTAACTACTTTGTTCAACAAGGGGTCGAAGTGATCGCGGCGCCAGCCAACTTTTATGTCAAAGGATTTGAGCAAGAAAAACGCTGGCTTTATTACCTGCCAAACAGTCAAAATTTAGTACAAACCACCACTGCATGGTATGAAACGCTCGGGCTATTAGTACAATGGCTTAAATCCTTTTAG
- the lysC gene encoding lysine-sensitive aspartokinase 3 codes for MSLNNLTVAKFGGTSVADFQAMLRCADIVKNDATNRLVVVSASSGVTNLLVRLSQQNIPASEQQSILANISDIQQNILVQLNDQQLSDEISVLLDELAEHAKAQGINHSKSIADTILSYGEQMSSRIFAKVLQSVGVDSAYFDVRQVMKTNSLYGQALVDIEQLQKNAKEYLAPKLQHQVLVTQGFIGQNEQGETTTLGRGGSDYSAALLAEALTANNLAIWTDVVGIFTTDPRITDQARSIKEISFGEAAEMATFGAKILHPATLIPAMRQNIPVFVGSSKEPEKGGTRIQQQVESRPTYRSIALRREQTLVTVKSPAMLHASGFLANVFAVLAKHELSVDLITTSEISVAMTFDNPEGSTQALLNSTVVQELEQLCEVSVEHGLSLIAVVGNQIHRTNGVGTSIFDTLKGINVRMICQGASEHNLCFLVDEQQANEAVEKLHSSLFA; via the coding sequence ATGTCGTTAAACAATTTAACTGTTGCTAAATTTGGTGGAACCAGTGTTGCTGATTTTCAGGCAATGCTACGTTGTGCCGATATCGTTAAAAATGACGCTACTAATCGTTTAGTGGTCGTTTCTGCCAGTTCAGGTGTCACTAATTTACTGGTACGATTAAGTCAGCAAAATATTCCAGCTAGTGAACAACAATCAATTTTAGCGAACATCAGCGACATTCAGCAAAATATCTTAGTTCAGCTTAACGATCAGCAATTAAGTGACGAAATTTCTGTTTTGCTGGATGAACTGGCTGAACACGCGAAGGCGCAGGGTATTAATCACAGTAAGAGCATTGCAGATACTATTTTATCGTACGGCGAGCAAATGAGTTCTCGTATTTTTGCCAAAGTATTACAATCTGTAGGCGTTGATAGCGCGTATTTTGATGTTCGCCAAGTGATGAAAACGAATAGTTTATACGGTCAGGCGCTGGTTGACATTGAACAGTTACAGAAAAATGCGAAAGAATATCTCGCCCCTAAACTTCAACATCAGGTGTTAGTGACCCAAGGCTTTATCGGTCAAAATGAGCAAGGTGAAACTACGACATTAGGCCGTGGAGGTTCTGATTATAGTGCTGCTTTATTAGCGGAAGCATTAACGGCGAATAATCTGGCAATTTGGACCGATGTGGTTGGGATATTTACTACCGACCCACGTATTACTGATCAAGCACGCTCGATTAAAGAGATCAGCTTTGGTGAAGCGGCAGAAATGGCCACCTTTGGTGCAAAGATCTTACACCCGGCCACGCTGATCCCGGCAATGCGGCAAAATATCCCGGTATTTGTCGGTTCCAGTAAAGAGCCTGAAAAAGGTGGCACCCGCATTCAACAACAAGTGGAATCGAGACCGACATATCGTTCCATTGCGTTGCGCAGAGAACAGACCTTAGTCACAGTTAAAAGCCCAGCAATGCTACATGCTAGCGGTTTTCTCGCGAATGTATTTGCGGTCTTAGCAAAACATGAACTCAGTGTTGATTTGATCACTACGTCAGAAATCAGTGTTGCCATGACTTTTGATAATCCAGAAGGTTCAACTCAGGCATTATTAAATTCTACCGTGGTGCAGGAACTTGAACAGCTATGTGAAGTTTCTGTCGAGCACGGATTGTCATTAATCGCGGTGGTCGGTAATCAAATCCATCGTACTAATGGGGTTGGTACCAGTATTTTTGATACCTTAAAAGGCATTAATGTTCGGATGATTTGCCAAGGAGCGAGTGAGCATAATTTGTGTTTTCTTGTGGATGAACAACAGGCGAATGAAGCGGTAGAAAAATTGCATAGCAGTTTGTTTGCTTAA
- a CDS encoding Nif3-like dinuclear metal center hexameric protein, translated as MLRAELESYLNQLLTPELIKDFCPNGLQIQGKEQINKIITGVTATEALIDQAIVAKADAIIVHHGYFWKNESYVIRGMKYRRIKKLLDHDINLFAYHLPLDIHPELGNNAQLAKLLEIEVTGPLELGNQQSVAIQGQLKTAIAAEDFVKRVDCKLARTSLHIAPPSNKAIKTIAWCTGGGQSYIELAAEQGIDCFVSGEVSEQTTHIAREMDIHFIAAGHHATERYGVQALAQHLNEQLAPNAEFIDIDNPV; from the coding sequence ATATTAAGAGCAGAATTAGAATCCTATTTAAATCAATTATTAACGCCTGAGCTGATCAAAGATTTTTGTCCGAATGGATTACAAATCCAAGGGAAAGAACAAATCAATAAAATCATCACCGGGGTAACGGCGACTGAAGCGCTGATCGATCAGGCCATCGTAGCGAAAGCGGATGCAATTATCGTCCATCACGGATACTTTTGGAAAAATGAATCTTATGTTATTCGTGGCATGAAATATCGACGGATCAAAAAACTGCTAGATCATGATATTAATTTATTTGCCTATCACTTGCCGCTGGATATTCACCCTGAGCTTGGGAATAATGCCCAGCTGGCAAAGTTGTTAGAGATTGAAGTTACAGGGCCGCTAGAGCTAGGTAATCAGCAAAGTGTCGCTATTCAGGGGCAACTTAAAACAGCTATTGCGGCTGAAGACTTTGTTAAGCGAGTTGATTGCAAATTGGCCCGAACCTCATTGCATATCGCACCACCATCAAATAAAGCGATAAAAACGATTGCCTGGTGCACTGGTGGAGGCCAGTCATATATCGAGCTGGCAGCCGAGCAGGGGATAGATTGCTTTGTCTCCGGCGAAGTCTCTGAACAAACTACCCATATTGCCCGGGAAATGGATATACATTTTATTGCTGCCGGCCATCACGCCACTGAGCGTTATGGCGTACAGGCACTGGCTCAGCACCTTAATGAACAACTAGCGCCTAATGCTGAGTTTATTGATATCGATAACCCGGTGTAA